The segment acaccggaccttccggtgaggtcttcagccctctctcccatttgataaatatactctggtgagttcaaacactagagcactggaccattcggtgtaacacttctaacaatttcATCAACTTATACATCGCAGCATCCAGTGAACTTATCCTCTTTATGTCTTGATAAGCAATCaaagctccggtgagttcaatacccagagcaccggatcatccaatgaggcaaatcttcctgggacttctccaatttagtccaactttgtcccggctgcggtggcttcttcatgtattgcatccataagacctactaacatatattttgacaaacatattagtcccattgactatgttgtcattaatcaccaaaatcacaatcatggcctaatgggATCATTTCGCTACACAAAACATAGACGGTTTTTAATACGAGCCgtatatgatattatttttaggaaaataatatttttaacataggaaaaaatatatatttttgcacCTGAGCTAACCAGCGAGgttgcaagtcacaagtcacgtgatttttcaTGTGAAATACACGTGCGCGCGGTTTGTAGGTGTCGAACACATGACCTCTTGCGTCCTTCATAGCTTCATTAATATCTCACCTGTACATCATTACTAATAGTAATAGggtattttgtttttttgacTCTTGTTGTCCAAAACTTTgaacaattatttggatatctaaacaatgtcaaatgaaaaagttacaaactaaaaagttgtagatcttatcgaaaactataatttttatatcaAAGTTTCTTCATCCAAACGTAtgaatattttttgaattttaaaatatatacaatagacaaatatttataaaaaatcatcTGTGTCTACGAGAGCAAGAACACACAGAAGGTTTTACTAAAAGACCACATGTGTatagatagccactagacaCATACGATTTTTCATACAGAGTCATCTGTGTCGTTCAACAACACACAGATGATTTTTTAGGTAAACCTAAGAGCTATCAACACATAGACGGCCTTTAAGTAAGACCGTCTGGGTAGTCTCGTTCTCCTCGATGGCTGAGTATACTTTTTCCTATCAATCGTCTGTGCATAATTTATCAGTGACAACTTTTAAGTAACCGTATGTGAAGTCATGTCTGCTAGTACTGTTTATGTGATAGTGACATTAAAACTGAATGTGTCCACTGAGCATCCAAAAAAGAACCATTAGTGATAATATTTGCACTAAAAGGTTTTAATGAACGGATAACAATGAGCCTGTTAATGAATCGATAATAACAAGCCCTCAACGATATGGGTGTCTGTAGAGAAAATGACTCTATTAGGTCACGATTGTGATTCTGGTGATTAGTGACagcatagtcattgggactaacatgttttttaaaaatatatgattagtaggtcttatggatgaatacataaagaagccacctaagctgagacaaagtttgattgaattggaaaactCCCAAggaaaatgactacaccggatagtctggtgataccACAactgtacacaccagagcattttccagaaggaTGGAAAACTGAGCTGAAATGAGATTGTACTTACTGGAAGTTCCAGTGATTAGAATCAGTGTACACCGGAGCTTTAACATAAGCTCTGCAACTGTCGAGTCTGAAAATCAATACACCGAAAGGCCCGATGATGAAAAGAAAGTGCATACCGGAGTATTTTTCGGAACTCAGAGAAGATGAATctatacacaccggaaggtctggtgatcagaagatcaatacacacgatagttgaacagtgaagaagttgactcggtcaggctcaagtatacacaccggatagtccagtgatggagataaagtatataccagataatctggtgttCAGATATGGTTATGAGTGGGTtctaacaactagtttttgagGTTGTACACACTGAATGATttggtgcttgtactactgttgtcactaTATCATCCAATGTTCACAGTAAAATTGAGCTGCtagggcaacggctagttggtgagtttgaggttataaatacccacACTCGGCCATTTCAaggtgttggagtctagagaatcTCATATACGCTTGAGAAGGCAATCAAGCCagcaaagtgcttaaagtgttcatccaaggcaattaacacaccattagagagtgattagtgcttataggcctagagagaagagttgctaggtgttgcaacctaaagaatagatcaaggagtgattcacccatgtaccgagaggtacgccggtgCCTTATAGTCATTgcgactcgccggtaacttgttgaccttccgacttggtgtagagctgCAACAAGAAGATTGTGTGGGGATACGGATACCCTTATCTTTATGACAAAAtctccaaagtgaagatggcgtataagtgaccggaagagaggttagttgtgagacctcaccttggtggcttggtggctcatcgtgcttgaggccttatcttggtgacttggtagctcaagatcCATGACCGGAGGAGACTTAGCGATCAGGAGTATATCTTTTGttgagctccaacatggactagtggtggcttgtgtgccaccgataccacagggtaaaaatcccttgtgctgagtttgcctctctaccttatttatgtttctgcatttacatactttcaATTTgccttactagagtaggttgcaatcctcctgagtggtagagtagacacattagataaacctagagtatatttagaaagaaattaagatagatttatcctatgaagtttttgaagctattaatttctaagtgtcctaattcaccccctcttagtatgtcaccgttcctcataGTTAGTATCAGAGCATCATGCTCTTGATAAGGTTTAACTGCATAGAGTTGTGACTTtcagggttgggatggattcccatagtgcttcACTTTTTGTTAGCATAAATTTTCCCCGATGGAAAaatctaatatcttgttatttgcaagcccggAGTCTAGACGTATGGAGAGTCACTAAGGAAGAGATGAGACAATGCCTCACAAACAAATAAagataattagatgcattgacaaagagtatatttttatcatctttaaatattgatgtatttaatcatatttattctctcaccaatgcagatgatatttggattaatctcattgaaatatatgaagccagaaaggatgtgcataacaagaaatatcatgtgcttattactaagctcaatggcatcaaacgtttgaatattcttgtcaatgagatcaataggttaggtttgacgcaaatCAAAGAtactcaagtggtgagaagaatacttcaagctcttcttccaaagtacaaacTAATTGTCTCCATCATATATGATAACCATGACATGAGTAAGATGATACCAAGACAAGTTTTCAGCAAGATCACtgctcatgagatgaccataaatatgtgggttgaagcttctacctcatccgCCAAGAACCTTACCCTCACAAGTAAAAAAGCACCAtgttcacacatgaaggcaaagatgaagaggcaagagcaagagtcaagctcaagtgaagatgatggtgatcaagatgaagagagctatgaagaggatgattaAAGCACATCAAccgatgaagaaattgattccAAGATGACCAGGCTCATGTCACAAGTggaaaagaacatcaagaagatgaatGCCAAGATTTatcatccaatctccttaaAATACTTAGTCAAAAAAATTGATcgtatcaagaaagagaagaagaccaagaacaagagggagacaagaggaaggatcaaagcatttgcaagcatggaaAGATTGGTGAGTAAAGACAAAGATTCAAACTTAAGTGATGAGAGCCTCACCATCTACTCCTTCAAGATAAGTtcttcctcaaagtcatcatcatgcaagtcgtcatcatacaagtcatcatcacggaagtcatctcacaagtgctttatggccaaatgtatggatagtaatgtaagtgataatgaatccGATAAGGATTCCTCCTCTTAAgaagaactccttcatttgatcaatgagcaacaaaggacccttaagaaacaatcaaaagagcttaagaaattcaatgcccatAATGActttcatgctacctttgtttttaattatgaacaattattaagcaAATTGATAAGTGTCTCTAAAGATGTCCAACTAGGTAGTGCTTACTGTGCCAGCCCGAGGCACGACATTGTAGGCACGACCCAGGCACAAGGATAGATGGGCCGGGCTGGCATTGCATGGCTAGCctggccgtgcctgggccgacgCCTCGACACGGTGGGCCGGAATGGGTACGAACTATCCATCCCCTCCCCATCTGATCCCCATGATGCCCTGCCCCCAGCCTCCTTGCCTCGCCGCCCGGTCACCCCGCCACCCGGCAGCCCCGCCCCCGTCTTTCCCACCCTGTTGCCTGGTCGCCTAGCCCTGCCTTGCCCCGTCGCTCGGCCACCCTGCCCCCGGTCCCCGGCCACCTCATCCCACCCACCTTGCCGCCCCGCCCCTGGCATCCTTGCCTTGCTACCCAACTGCCCGCCACACCGCTGTGCTGCCCCGTCCCACCCCGTCCCGCCGCCCAGTGGCCTCGCCCCCGGCCTCAATACCCCACCATCGTGCCACCATGCCACCTTGCATCGTAGCCTGGCCGCCACGCCCCGCCCCACCCTACTCCCATGCTGCCTCGCCGCCATGTAGCCTCGCCATCGTGCTCACTGGGCTTCTGGGCCATTGGGCCGACTGTGTCGCAACAGTGCCCGGCCCAGCCCGACACGATGGCTGACGGGCTATGCCGTGGGTCATGCCTTCAGCACGCGGACTGGCACAAGATGGCCCGTTAACCTTATAGGGCCTATTGGGCCTTGCCATAGCTGGCTTGTGCCTAGACAGGCCTGTACCGAGCCAGCCAGATATGCCCATTTGATCATCTGTAGGTGTCTCTATAGTTGTGTTATAACATATACTTGTATGCTATCGAATACGAAAGTAGAGTAAAAGGCATGATAATTGATAAGTTTCTATGTCTCACCCTTACTTGGCTAGGTCAATTGGTCCAAATCAAATAAATTAGAAAGAAGTCCATGTTACACCCTCTAACTATTATAAAAGTCCAGATTTTTAACATTAACTCAAATCCTAGACACTATACAACATGCAGTTGTTGCAACTAGACAGTCTACACCCCTCGTCCATTTACAAGGTGGGTTTAATCCCACATGGCGGTGGTTTTGATATGTCATCGAGTGACATGGAACGAGGCGACAACTAAACTAAAAAATACATggtagggcccacatgtcatcctatagtcctctttcttcttcctatgTGGCTGCCAATGACGACGTTGGCCCCTCAGTGCACAGCTTGCCTGTGTGGTGGCCACGACCGCCTTGCTCCTAGTTGCTACGGAGGATGACACTGATGATGGGAAGCACACCTCGGTAGTCTATCTCTGCCCTGCCCCATCCCAATTAATCTCTCTTGACATGCCCCATCCTAATATCTCTCTACCTCTATCGTGCGGAGGAGGAACAAAGATCTAGCATCCTTCTCTAGATTAGATCCGTGCTACCGTGGCTCACCTTCCCTAACTCGTTTGACTGGGCCAACGAGCACCACCGTGGAAGCCCCTACCTCTGCTGCTCTTATGGTGATAAAGGTGCGTCGACAGCGACAGGGCCTGTACTTCGGGGACGCCGACTTGTACTTGGCCCAAGTTACTTGAGCACTCTCTTGAAGAAAGGGCATGAAGTTGAGGTTGATAGAGTTCAATGACACGGCCGCAAATGATAGCATGGCTGATGATAGCCGAGGAAGGATGAAAATCAGATTTTTGCGATAGTTGGAGGGTGAAAAATAGACTTCACCCAATATAGTACAAAATGGGAAGGACTCGATTCCTCTGACTTCATTGGGTGAAGTCACCCCAAATCGTGCTGTCTGTTCGGTAGCGCTTCATCCGACGACCGTGAAGTCAGATCCCCGACTCACCTCGTCTCCGCCCCGGTGTCGACACACGATACATTAAATTCACGGGAAAGTGATCCTCACGCACACGGTCAGATCCTCGCGATCTAACCCACTTTCCTAGCTTGGTCAGCAACCAAGCCACGTACCTGCTCAGCTTGGTTAGTGGCCGGCTGGAGCACGAATTTGATCTCCAGAGTGtgttttttaaaaatgattcaATCTTTCTACTGGAAAATATtcaatcttttctttctttggtGTGATTTGCATTGACTCTGCTGGAAGATATTCAATCTTTCTTCTTGTCTACGGCTCTAAAGATTTATCGAGCAACTTAAATTGATTCTTGTTGTTTTCCATTTCAAGATTGTTGTAGGCAACTGGCTTCTCGTGATCTTGGCATCATAGGGGATTGATTGATCTGGTGCTTCTTGGATGATATTTTTGGATGATCCGACTTCCTTTTGTTTTAGAGAAAGTATTTGGATCCTCTAAAAGCCAAACTACGTTtaccaagaaatttgacaatgGCATTTATTCTTAGTAAACTTGTCTTATAcgttctttctcctttgtgatttgCTGTTGTAAATCTTTGTCAATTATTTCACTTTTCTTCAATCTAGTTCTCAGTTCATTCCAAGAGGTCATGTTGGTAATATGCTCGACACTAACTTCATGTTCTTTTAGCCTCTCACTAATATGCCTCCAATCTCTAAATCCATCACGCCCCAATGAACTCTTGCAATTTCTAGAATTGAAAATCTTACAACTAAAGCAAAACACTCTATCAACGTCTTTGAATACACTAACCATTTTCTGTCATGAACTTCCCCATTGCtcatttttctagagaaatgaGCATACGAAAAATGTCTTGAGTTGTCATCTAAAggaaatacaatattttcttctcttataggcCCCTTCTCCACTAATATGTCCCTAGCTTTGTTATCAAGATTATCCCAATTTCTTGGATCATAAATATCCGTAGTAAAAACCAGCTGCTCATCAACACTAGCAGATTCTGTAGCAGATGAATTAAATATGTTATCATGACCACTTACATTGTTATCATCCTCGTTGATGTCAACATTGTCTTCCGTAGGGGTAGGACCCTAGTCGTCATCGTTAACATTAGTTTGTTCCTCCACAGCAACTATCACCCACTCATCTGGGTTTCGTGAACTGCCCGTATTACTCCTTAAGAATTTGTCCATTGCCCCCTTCTGTGATTCTATTAACTCATCCAcctgttttctcttttttcttttttcgctACCCGATGTGTACTTTCTCAATGACATGATACCTAGGACGAACTGATAATTGAAAAGATTAATATGTTAGTGGTTGAACTCATATAAATTACAAAgttacaaaactaaaaaaataagatTAATTGAAATTAACCTTAAATCTGATTTCTGAAATCTGCTGCCTGCTGCTCTGTTTCTGAATCAACTGTCGTCGCCTACTCAGTAGTCAGTACTCGCCTAGTCGCCTATCTGCGTTTGACGTGAGGAACGAACGAAGTGGCACTGGCAGTCTGTGGCACCGGGGCCCGGGCGGACGGCGGAAGCGGACCAGGGCGGACGGCGGACGGCGGACGCGGACCAGGGCGGACGGCGGACCAGGGGTCCAGGGCAGGCACCGGCCACTGGGCGGACGGCGGACCAGGGCGGGCTGCGGCCTGCGGGCACCGGCCACCAGGCGGACGGGGCCCGAGTGGACGGCGTACCAGGGCGGGCACCGGGCAGACGGCGGACGGCGGACCAGGGCGGGCACCGGCCACCGGGCCACCGGCGGACGGCGGACCGGCCAGGCGCGTCGACGCCGCGATTCCGCGATGGCAAACGGCAGGGGCGCAGCCGCGCAGGGCGGCAGGGCCCTGCGGGAGGCGGTCCTTCTCCTTCGGCGGACGGCGGTCGGCGGTCGGCGAACGGCGGTTCAGGCGTTCGGCGGACGGCGGTTCGGATCGAGGCTTCGGTGGCTCGGCGTCGCGTGAACACGTCGGCGCTATGCGATCCTGATTCCTGCAAACGTCGGTTCGGTTCGAGGTTTCGGCGGCGCGGCGTCTCGCTGAGTTGGGCCCTCGGCGGAGTCTCGCTGAGTTGGGCCCTCGGCGGCGTCTCGCAGCCTACCCGCTGCGAGTTGGGGGCCCGGAGCGACCGCActgctcgcccccccccccccccccccgggccgGCCCTGAATAGGACACCATGGATTCTTGCTGTGCAATTCTGTCTTTTCAAAGGCATAGCCCAAGCATgccttcatcaactctttgacAGATCTTTGTAATGTCTCTACAGACAATGGTAGCAGAAAAGGATAGGGAACAGATGTTTGCCACGGAATTTCAGACACATCTGCAGTATCATGAGTAGGCAGGTGTTCCGCCCTGTCGTCTGGAAAACAATTAGGTGTTGTGTTCTGTGCTTATAGGTTCACACAAATCACAATGTGCTCCTACTCACTTCCAGAGACTAGTACCAGTTCAGCGATTAGAATTTCTGCACGACACCGTTTGATTATTTACATTAGCCTCAATAGATCGAAAACCAGTATTCGGCGCCCtgtcaataattttagaatgcaTGTTTGTTTTACGTTTGGAGATGAACTCGTTTATTGGATCAAGATCGGATTCAATTCCCCTTGCAAAAGTAAAAGatcagatttattttttctaatgcTTGTTTGTGCTTCTGTTTGGCGATGAAGACAATTTTTTGAACGAATGATTAGGGTCCAGGTTGGATTCAATTAAAAGAATGCATGACGTTGGTAACCGGTTCTGTCGATGTGTCACTGGCTGCTGCATAGGGAAATATAACACCCAAGTAGCATACAAAATTGTCAATCCAGTACAGTGCATTGGGCATTGGGTAAACCCCTACTGATTATTTACTGCGTCTTTTTATGTCAAGTTAGTATTAGGAACAAGAATGCatcagtttttctttttcttctgagATCATCAGATTTTCCTTGTAAACTATGCACTAGAACTTGTTTCATATGATGTCCAAGAGTGCAAAAacaaaatttcatatttttgaCCAATTTTACCCAAACGTTTGGTTGGTGTCAACGCCAATGTACTTGATGTACCCTTCGTACTTCGTCGCCTAGTTCATTTTTAGACCAAATTTAGACAAAAACTGGACCACCAAATCGGAATTGCAATACAAAAATCTAGTCACACTACACCTTGATTCATTTTTGTCTTGCACTATTGTCTAGCTACTGTTCTATCAGCCCTTTAATCACCTAATTTAGCAAGACATCACAGTGCATGCATCAGGAACTACCAGCTGCCGGTTCGCATCTCAAGGAAAGTAGTGGAGATAGTGCACGGAGCTAAGAGTGCCCTTAGCAGAACTTTTTTCCGGGAAAAGAGTGACAAAGAGATGTCTCTGAGCTGACTGACGTTTGATCACCCTTTTATCTGTGTTAAAATCAGTGCTACTTGCACACCTatgttcaaatatttttaccAAATTGAACATCCTAAATTCGAGTTAGATCCTAACACCTAAATCAGATTCTGAGTTAGTATTTCATATgactaaacttttttttttttgttgaatcaGACATATAAATCTGAGTTAAATTTTGACACTTGTATTTGTATCCAGTTAACACCGGCAAAAACTCAGCAATGTTTTCATTGAGAGTACTTTGCTATTCTGCAGCCAGCGTTCACCAAAATCACCTATCATTTTACTAAATCGATATCTTTTCACTAATAAACTTAGAGTAACCCAAACTATAACCGGGATAGAAATTCACCGATTACTATTATTCGAACGAGCCCATACAAACCGTTTCCGAGTAATTTCTAATGTAGGTAATCAACCGCTAGTACATGCCTCTGCTGCGAATGCAGAACAGGAAGCAGGCCACAAGGATTGCTACCAGCTTGGCCTCCATCTCTGTggagaaggttttttttttccctctaaTGTGTGCACATTGTACAGGTTCTCTAATGTATGCACAGAGAACTTTCGAGGCGATTCACGGGCTTCTAAAACGGTTTCTTTAGATGTTAAGTATCCTTATAGACCAAAAAGAATACTTCCTTTGTTTTAAAATACTTTTCACTTCTGACTTCACTGTTTAAAGTTGACTAATGCAAATTCTGAAATTATTTAGTTAAGTGGAAATAGTATTGTTAGATTTGTCATCTAAAGTACATTAAGCATGTTATATATTATAATTGTTTACAtatgtatttgttaaaaattATTGGTCAAAGTTTGGATTGCAAAGTCAAGAGTTACAAGTATTTTGAAACGGAGATAGTACATCGCATCCCAGTTGCCATACGTGGAATCGCAAATTTTGGGCCGTAGTTTACTGTTTTGTTAGCCATTTTTGGAGCAGTATTCCAAATAtctctattcttttttttaagattgGGCCCTTGATTGAATCATCGGAGGCCCAACGTGGTGGGTGGCCCATTTGTTCTCATGGCATGGAACTTGagaattttttaatagaaaattgcaaaaataatatccattttttaaaaaattgctgAAATAGTACCTTGTTGGTAGGTGAAATGCCAATAAGGGATATGTCAGCAGACGGAATACCGATAGGTACATATCATCATGTGGGCCTCTAATAGGTGGTGGGCCACCACTTTTATTGTGGTTGGCAATACGACACGTACCTATCGGCACCTCAGGACTTATAGGCACACCACCTGCCGCTAGGTACCTTGTATAATGAGTGCGACACATGTAGCGGGAGAGTTGCCCCTATTCGATCTTTTCAATTCTAGTGAGTAGAGCCGTGCGTGCGTGAGAGAAGAGATGAGatgagaggagaagaggaggaggagagcatcATGGATTCTTAGAGGAACTACCCCATGGGAGTACCACACTGGCATGAATGTCTATTCTGCAAGTGTGGCAACCGAGCTTGGATATCGATATCTTTCGATGTGGAGACTTTGGGTAGGCAGTTCTTTATATGTCCAGACCTTGATAACGATTTTATGGTATGTTTCTCTTTTCGAAAATACTTGCCTCCATACGTCCGAGCGATCGGACGTTTTACTGGGCCGGCCCATGTACTTGAACCCGAAAATATTATTCATTTGAGTTAGTTCTTGTGTTCTCACATCTCTAATATTTCAGacattcaaatttaatatttcagacgttATGGAAATTTGCTGctatagttattttcgtatgttgcatccAAAAATTTCTTGCGTACATATCCGGACCTGAAAAtattatccatttgagttaattcctattTTTTCATATCTCCAATGTTTCAtacgttcaaatttaatgttttagatgttatgaaaatttattgccatagttattttcgtatgttccATCCCAAAATCTCTTGCGTACAGATCCGGAcccaaaaaaattatccatttgagttaattcctatt is part of the Phragmites australis chromosome 12, lpPhrAust1.1, whole genome shotgun sequence genome and harbors:
- the LOC133886410 gene encoding glycine-rich cell wall structural protein-like, with product MAARQHGSRVGRGVAARLRCKVAWWHDGGVLRPGARPLGGGTGWDGAAQRCGGQLGSKARMPGAGRQGGWDEVAGDRGQGGRATGQGRARRPGNRVGKTGAGLPGGGVTGRRGKEAGGRASWGSDGEGMDSSYPFRPTVSRRRPRHGQASHAMPARPIYPCAWVVPTMSCLGLAQ